A single genomic interval of Bradyrhizobium sp. sBnM-33 harbors:
- a CDS encoding ASCH domain-containing protein, whose amino-acid sequence MISVPAQYQGLRSFAFGDGPKLADELLDLVIKGVKTATCSTEDEPNTSTPGEQWIVLDGRGEPRCVIETIEVTYRRFPEVDAAFAYEEGEGDRSLDYWRRAHRTYFGRLGRFSEDMMLMCERFRLVEVFGDHTTALSVPSPLVGEGQGGG is encoded by the coding sequence GTGATTTCGGTTCCTGCGCAATATCAGGGTTTGCGTTCGTTCGCGTTCGGCGACGGGCCGAAGCTTGCCGACGAATTGCTCGACCTCGTGATCAAGGGCGTGAAGACCGCGACCTGCTCGACCGAGGACGAGCCGAACACGTCGACGCCCGGCGAGCAATGGATCGTGCTCGACGGGCGCGGCGAGCCGCGTTGTGTGATTGAGACCATCGAAGTCACCTACCGCCGCTTCCCCGAAGTGGACGCCGCCTTTGCCTATGAAGAAGGCGAAGGCGACCGCAGCCTCGATTATTGGCGACGGGCCCACCGCACTTATTTCGGCCGCCTGGGCCGGTTCAGTGAAGACATGATGCTGATGTGCGAGCGCTTTCGTCTGGTTGAGGTGTTTGGCGATCACACGACGGCTCTCTCCGTTCCCTCCCCCCTTGTGGGGGAGGGTCAGGGAGGGGGGTAG
- a CDS encoding endonuclease domain-containing protein, translated as MPHAVVSERQRNRAKQLRQTMTRAETLLWRHLKAGRMDGIGFRRQTPIGNYVVDFVCFAAKLVIELDGESHDFDERQQADQRRDAFLAAEGFRVLRFTNEQVMSNLEGVVEIIRQATSVGASGSSPSLTLPHKGGGNGEDGASITEITSNIRGSQP; from the coding sequence ATGCCGCACGCGGTCGTCAGCGAACGCCAGCGCAACCGGGCGAAGCAGCTTCGCCAGACGATGACACGCGCCGAAACGCTGCTGTGGCGCCACCTCAAGGCCGGTCGGATGGACGGGATCGGCTTTCGTCGCCAGACGCCAATCGGAAATTACGTCGTCGACTTCGTCTGCTTCGCGGCGAAGCTCGTCATCGAGCTTGACGGGGAATCGCACGATTTCGACGAGCGTCAGCAAGCTGACCAGCGGCGTGACGCATTCCTTGCTGCCGAAGGCTTTCGCGTTCTGCGCTTCACGAATGAGCAGGTGATGTCGAATCTGGAAGGTGTCGTAGAGATCATTCGCCAGGCGACATCGGTCGGAGCAAGCGGCTCATCCCCCTCCCTGACCCTCCCCCACAAGGGGGGAGGGAACGGTGAGGACGGCGCAAGTATCACTGAAATAACCAGCAATATTCGAGGCTCACAGCCATGA
- the pheT gene encoding phenylalanine--tRNA ligase subunit beta produces MKFTLSWLKEHLDTDEPLEKLADKLTMIGLEVESIEDKAKALAPFSIARVISAEQHPNADRLRVCLVDTGSGAAPVQVVCGAPNARAGLVSVFSPPGTFIPGKNITLGVGTIRGVESRGMLCSAAELQLSEDHDGIMELPTDAPIGKGYAEWAGLGDPVLEINLTPNRQDCTGVHGIARDLSAADMGKFIDPGIRPVKGEFPCPVKVTVEDATLCPGFALRLVRGVKNGPSPEWLQKRLTSIGLRPINALVDITNFMTYDRARPLHVFDATKVTGNLTVRRAKEGESLLALDGRTYTLDPSICVISDEHGVESLAGIMGGETSGCDENTVDVLIESALWNEINIAQTGRKCGINSDARYRFERGVDPAFMVPGLELATKMVMELCGGTPSETVVVGNAFGDDRIIDFPLSEVKRLAGIEVPLVEMRRILGHLGFMVAGSGPVVKVAVPSWRTDVHGKADIVEEIVRIVGVDKVPMTPFERGEDARKPVLTTIQLRTRRAKRALAARGMVEAVTWSFISKPHAEMFGGGQAELVLANPIASDLSDMRPSLLPGLVAAAQANANRGCSDVALFEVGQVFKGDKPEDQFVAASGVRHGFASSKGMGRHWSGSAQTDALDAKADAFAVLAAAGALMQALQIVPGGASWLHPGRSGTIQIGPQNVLGYFGELHPRTLEALGADGPMVAFEVILDRIPDAKKKPTRAKPLLELSAFQPVSRDFAFIVDRAVKAGDIVRAAQGADKKLITDVTVFDVYEGKGIDPAKKSIAIAVTIQPREKTLTDQEIDAVAAKIVAEVIKKTGGTLRG; encoded by the coding sequence ATGAAATTCACGCTCTCCTGGCTGAAGGAACATCTCGACACCGACGAGCCGCTGGAAAAGCTCGCCGACAAGCTCACCATGATCGGGCTCGAGGTCGAGAGCATCGAGGACAAGGCGAAGGCGCTCGCGCCATTCTCCATCGCGCGGGTGATCTCGGCCGAGCAGCATCCGAATGCCGACCGCCTGCGCGTCTGCTTGGTCGATACCGGCAGTGGTGCTGCGCCGGTGCAGGTGGTCTGTGGAGCACCGAATGCGCGCGCCGGACTCGTAAGCGTGTTCTCGCCGCCCGGCACGTTCATCCCCGGCAAGAACATCACCCTTGGCGTCGGCACCATCAGAGGCGTCGAGAGCCGCGGCATGCTGTGCTCGGCAGCCGAGCTGCAGCTTTCTGAGGACCATGACGGCATCATGGAACTGCCGACCGATGCGCCGATCGGCAAGGGCTATGCCGAATGGGCCGGGCTTGGCGATCCCGTGCTCGAAATCAATTTGACGCCGAACCGCCAGGACTGCACCGGCGTGCATGGCATCGCGCGCGACCTTTCCGCGGCCGATATGGGCAAGTTCATCGATCCCGGAATTAGGCCGGTCAAAGGCGAATTCCCTTGCCCGGTGAAAGTGACGGTGGAAGATGCAACGCTGTGTCCTGGCTTTGCGCTGCGGCTGGTGCGCGGCGTCAAGAACGGTCCTTCGCCGGAATGGCTGCAGAAGCGCCTGACCTCGATCGGCTTGCGGCCGATCAATGCGCTGGTCGACATCACCAACTTCATGACCTACGACCGCGCCCGGCCGCTGCATGTGTTCGACGCCACGAAAGTGACGGGCAATCTTACTGTGCGCCGCGCCAAAGAAGGCGAGAGCCTGCTGGCGCTCGACGGCCGCACCTACACGCTCGATCCCTCGATCTGCGTGATATCGGATGAGCATGGCGTCGAATCGCTCGCCGGCATCATGGGCGGCGAGACTTCCGGCTGCGATGAGAATACCGTTGACGTGCTGATCGAATCGGCGCTGTGGAACGAGATCAACATCGCGCAAACCGGGCGCAAGTGCGGCATCAATTCGGATGCACGCTACCGCTTCGAGCGCGGCGTCGATCCGGCCTTCATGGTGCCGGGGCTCGAGCTTGCGACCAAAATGGTAATGGAGCTCTGCGGCGGCACGCCGTCGGAGACCGTGGTCGTCGGCAATGCCTTCGGCGACGACCGCATTATTGATTTCCCGCTGAGCGAGGTCAAACGTCTGGCGGGAATCGAGGTGCCGCTGGTCGAGATGCGGCGCATCCTCGGCCATCTCGGCTTCATGGTCGCCGGCAGCGGCCCAGTGGTGAAGGTCGCTGTTCCCTCCTGGCGCACGGATGTTCACGGCAAGGCCGACATCGTCGAGGAAATCGTTCGCATCGTCGGCGTCGACAAGGTGCCGATGACGCCGTTCGAGCGCGGCGAAGACGCGCGCAAGCCGGTACTGACCACGATCCAGCTCCGCACCCGCCGCGCCAAGCGCGCACTCGCCGCGCGCGGCATGGTGGAAGCCGTGACGTGGTCGTTCATCTCGAAGCCGCATGCTGAGATGTTCGGCGGCGGCCAGGCCGAGCTCGTGCTTGCCAACCCGATCGCTTCCGACCTCTCTGACATGCGACCGAGCCTTTTGCCGGGTCTCGTCGCCGCGGCGCAAGCCAACGCCAATCGCGGTTGCTCCGACGTCGCGCTGTTCGAGGTGGGACAGGTGTTCAAGGGCGACAAGCCGGAGGACCAGTTCGTCGCAGCCTCAGGTGTGCGCCACGGCTTTGCGTCCTCGAAAGGCATGGGGCGGCATTGGTCCGGCTCTGCCCAAACCGACGCGCTCGACGCCAAGGCCGATGCGTTCGCGGTGCTCGCGGCGGCCGGCGCGCTGATGCAGGCGCTGCAGATAGTGCCAGGCGGTGCAAGTTGGCTGCATCCGGGGCGCTCCGGCACCATCCAGATCGGACCGCAGAACGTGCTGGGTTATTTCGGCGAACTGCACCCGCGGACGCTGGAGGCGCTCGGCGCCGACGGCCCGATGGTCGCGTTCGAAGTCATCCTTGACCGCATTCCCGATGCCAAGAAGAAGCCGACCCGCGCCAAGCCGTTGCTCGAACTCTCCGCGTTCCAGCCGGTATCGCGCGATTTTGCGTTCATCGTCGATCGCGCGGTCAAGGCCGGCGACATCGTGCGCGCGGCGCAAGGCGCGGACAAGAAGCTGATCACGGACGTCACCGTATTCGACGTCTATGAAGGCAAGGGCATCGATCCGGCCAAAAAGTCGATCGCGATCGCCGTGACGATCCAGCCGCGTGAGAAGACTCTGACGGATCAGGAGATCGACGCGGTGGCGGCGAAGATCGTGGCCGAGGTGATAAAGAAGACCGGCGGCACGTTGCGGGGATGA
- a CDS encoding sulfite exporter TauE/SafE family protein gives MSPLGLIPSDVSLNAALAICAVAFVSGTARGFSGFGSALIFMPLASSIADPRLVAALLLIIDFVAAAPLLPNAWQKADRKATAIMVTGALIGVPIGTYFLSRLEPVTTRWIISVFVFALLLLLLSGWRYRGKDHAAVSIGIGGLSGFCSGLAQTGGPPIVGYWLGRPLPSVIARANIVLFFGASDLFSAVSYAATGLITFDAIKFALVVGPLYGAGVWFGASLFGKASETVFRSMCYALIAAAVIFGLPVLDGILR, from the coding sequence ATGAGCCCTCTCGGTCTCATCCCTTCCGACGTCAGCCTCAACGCCGCCCTCGCGATTTGCGCAGTCGCCTTCGTCTCGGGAACGGCGCGGGGATTTTCCGGGTTCGGCTCGGCGCTGATCTTCATGCCGCTGGCCAGTTCGATCGCCGACCCGCGATTGGTGGCCGCGCTGCTGCTGATCATCGATTTCGTCGCCGCCGCGCCGCTGCTGCCGAACGCGTGGCAGAAAGCCGACCGCAAGGCGACCGCGATCATGGTAACCGGCGCGCTGATCGGCGTGCCGATCGGCACTTATTTTTTGAGCCGGTTGGAGCCGGTGACGACGCGCTGGATCATTTCCGTTTTCGTCTTTGCGTTGTTGTTGCTGCTGCTCTCGGGTTGGCGCTACCGCGGCAAAGATCACGCGGCAGTTTCGATCGGCATCGGCGGCTTATCAGGCTTTTGCAGCGGGCTGGCCCAGACCGGCGGGCCGCCGATCGTCGGCTACTGGCTTGGCCGCCCGCTCCCTTCCGTCATCGCGCGCGCCAACATCGTGCTGTTCTTTGGCGCTTCGGATCTCTTCTCGGCCGTCAGCTATGCCGCGACCGGACTGATTACATTCGACGCCATCAAGTTTGCGCTGGTGGTCGGCCCGCTCTATGGCGCTGGCGTTTGGTTCGGCGCCTCGCTGTTCGGTAAAGCCAGCGAAACCGTATTCCGCTCGATGTGCTACGCACTGATCGCAGCGGCGGTGATCTTCGGCCTGCCGGTTCTGGATGGTATTTTGCGGTGA
- a CDS encoding adenine nucleotide alpha hydrolase, which produces MARPKALISWSSGKDSAFALHEVMRAGAFEVIGALTTVTETFGRVSIHGVRQEILQAQCEAAGLPQRIVAIPYPCPNEIYEARMGEAVAQAVADGVTHMIFGDLFLADIRAYREQKLAGTGITPVFPLWERPTPELARAMIASGLEAHIATVDLKKLPAEFAGRKFDATLLADLPEGIDPCGENGEFHTCVVAGPMFSGRLAVMTGECVARDGYAYCDLVMG; this is translated from the coding sequence ATGGCCCGTCCCAAGGCACTGATCTCCTGGTCGAGCGGCAAGGACTCCGCGTTTGCGCTGCATGAAGTGATGCGCGCGGGCGCATTCGAGGTGATCGGCGCGCTGACCACGGTAACCGAGACGTTCGGCCGCGTCTCGATTCACGGCGTGCGGCAGGAGATATTGCAGGCGCAATGCGAGGCCGCCGGCCTGCCGCAGCGGATCGTGGCAATTCCCTATCCCTGTCCGAACGAGATTTACGAGGCGCGGATGGGCGAAGCAGTCGCGCAAGCGGTTGCCGATGGGGTCACGCATATGATCTTCGGCGATCTGTTCCTGGCCGACATCCGCGCCTATCGCGAACAGAAGCTCGCGGGCACCGGAATTACGCCGGTATTTCCGCTCTGGGAGCGGCCAACGCCGGAACTCGCGCGAGCAATGATCGCAAGCGGGCTCGAAGCCCATATCGCGACAGTCGATCTGAAGAAGCTGCCGGCGGAATTCGCCGGTCGCAAATTCGACGCAACGCTGCTCGCTGATCTGCCCGAGGGTATCGACCCCTGCGGTGAGAACGGCGAGTTTCACACCTGCGTCGTGGCGGGGCCGATGTTTTCAGGGCGACTTGCGGTCATGACCGGCGAGTGCGTCGCGCGCGACGGCTATGCGTATTGCGATCTGGTGATGGGCTAG